One Gammaproteobacteria bacterium DNA segment encodes these proteins:
- the ftsA gene encoding cell division protein FtsA, whose translation MSKKSDRNLIVGLDIGTSKVVAIVGEVGVDGTIEIVGLGSHPSRGLKKGVVVNIESTVQSIQRAVEEAELMAGCQINAVFAGIAGSHIRSLNSHGIVAIRDKEVLSTDIDRVIDAARAVAIPADQKILHVLPQEFIIDNQEGIREPVGMSGVRLEAKVHLVTGAVSAAQNIIKCVRRCGLEVDDIILEQLASSYSVLTEDEKELGVCLVDIGGGTTDIAVFTDGAIRHTAVIPIAGDQVTNDIAVALRTPTQYAEEIKIKYACALAQLANADETIEVPSVGERPPRRLARQTLAEVVEPRYEELLTLVQAELRRSGFEDLIAAGMVLTGGSAKMEGLMDLAEEVFHMPVRVGKPQGVAGLSEVVRNPIYATGVGLLLFGQQHTRDHSADTRVEGMRGVWERMRSWFQGNF comes from the coding sequence ATGAGCAAGAAGTCGGACAGAAACCTCATCGTCGGCCTCGACATCGGCACCTCCAAGGTGGTGGCCATCGTCGGCGAGGTGGGCGTGGACGGCACCATCGAGATCGTGGGCCTCGGTTCCCACCCGTCGCGGGGCCTGAAGAAGGGTGTGGTGGTGAACATCGAGTCCACAGTCCAGTCCATCCAGCGCGCCGTGGAGGAGGCCGAGCTGATGGCGGGTTGCCAGATCAATGCGGTCTTCGCCGGCATCGCGGGCAGCCACATCCGCAGCCTCAACTCCCACGGCATCGTGGCCATTCGTGACAAGGAGGTGCTGTCCACCGACATCGATCGGGTCATCGACGCGGCGCGGGCGGTGGCCATCCCGGCGGATCAGAAGATCCTCCATGTGTTGCCCCAGGAATTCATCATCGACAACCAGGAAGGGATCCGCGAACCGGTGGGCATGTCGGGGGTGCGCCTGGAGGCCAAGGTGCATCTGGTGACGGGGGCCGTGAGCGCCGCTCAGAACATCATCAAGTGCGTGCGTCGCTGCGGCCTCGAGGTGGACGACATCATCCTGGAGCAGCTGGCATCGAGCTATTCGGTGCTCACCGAGGACGAGAAGGAACTGGGCGTGTGTCTGGTGGACATCGGCGGTGGTACCACCGACATCGCGGTGTTCACGGATGGCGCCATCCGTCATACGGCGGTGATCCCCATCGCCGGCGACCAGGTGACCAACGACATCGCCGTGGCCCTGCGCACCCCCACCCAGTATGCAGAGGAGATCAAGATCAAATACGCCTGCGCCTTGGCCCAGCTGGCCAACGCCGACGAGACCATCGAGGTGCCGAGTGTGGGTGAGCGGCCGCCGCGACGGCTGGCCCGCCAGACCCTGGCGGAGGTGGTGGAGCCGCGCTACGAGGAACTTCTCACCCTGGTGCAGGCGGAGCTGCGGCGCAGTGGTTTCGAGGATCTCATCGCCGCCGGCATGGTGCTGACCGGCGGCAGCGCCAAGATGGAGGGGTTGATGGACTTGGCCGAGGAGGTCTTCCACATGCCCGTCAGGGTGGGCAAGCCCCAGGGGGTGGCGGGCCTTTCAGAGGTGGTGCGCAATCCCATCTACGCCACCGGCGTCGGCCTGTTGCTGTTCGGCCAGCAGCATACCCGCGACCATTCCGCGGATACGCGGGTGGAGGGCATGCGGGGGGTCTGGGAGCGCATGAGGAGCTGGTTTCAAGGGAATTTTTAG
- a CDS encoding FtsQ-type POTRA domain-containing protein, producing the protein MKRWWTAILFVLLVTAAAWLVAMARQGDLTPLKRVTVEGELRYLSRERLQEEVVAHMEGGFFAIDLERVRRAVEGLPWVARVTVRRHWPDRLEVRVQERRAVARWGGGGLVDAQGVLFRPPADGDMKDLPLLRGRAEDAPQLLAFMRRLNGWLLPTGRVVTGLTAERRGAFSVELDGGTELVLGRLPEAVVRERLIRALPPLLGEARRRAGNIIRVDMRYPNGFAVTWGDRGAGMTGITRKTEGTPDGGMNNP; encoded by the coding sequence ATGAAGCGATGGTGGACCGCAATCCTCTTTGTGCTCCTGGTGACCGCCGCGGCATGGCTGGTGGCAATGGCGCGTCAGGGCGACCTCACGCCTCTGAAGCGGGTCACGGTGGAGGGCGAGCTGCGCTACCTGTCCCGGGAACGCCTCCAAGAAGAAGTCGTGGCCCACATGGAGGGCGGTTTCTTCGCCATCGATCTGGAGCGGGTGCGCCGGGCGGTGGAGGGCCTGCCCTGGGTGGCACGGGTGACCGTGCGCCGGCACTGGCCCGACCGGCTGGAGGTACGGGTGCAGGAGCGGCGGGCGGTGGCGCGTTGGGGCGGTGGTGGCCTGGTGGATGCGCAGGGGGTGTTGTTCCGGCCGCCCGCGGACGGCGATATGAAGGACCTGCCCCTATTGCGCGGTCGGGCCGAGGATGCGCCGCAGTTGCTGGCCTTCATGCGGCGCCTGAACGGCTGGTTGCTGCCCACCGGGCGGGTGGTGACCGGCCTGACGGCGGAACGCCGCGGCGCCTTCAGCGTGGAGTTGGACGGCGGTACCGAGCTGGTGCTGGGCAGGCTGCCGGAGGCGGTGGTGCGGGAACGCCTAATACGGGCGCTGCCGCCGCTGCTGGGCGAGGCGCGGCGCCGCGCCGGGAACATCATCAGGGTGGATATGCGCTATCCCAACGGCTTTGCCGTCACCTGGGGGGACAGGGGGGCCGGGATGACCGGAATCACGCGAAAAACAGAGGGTACGCCTGACGGCGGCATGAACAATCCATGA
- a CDS encoding D-alanine--D-alanine ligase, which translates to MIGAATYGPVAVLMGGRSAERAISLLSGRAVLESLRRSGVDAHGIDVDGDLFPRLAERPWGRVFNALHGRGGEDGTVQGVLELMGIPYTGSGVLASALAMDKLRTKQIWQAIGIATPAWRVLGDVADLAAVAADPGFPVMVKPVREGSSIGMARADDPAGLERAWREARRYDDVVLAEQWVDGPEYTAAVLGERVLPFIRLETPRGFYDYQAKYEADTTRYHCPCGLAPAAEEAVAGEVMAAFCAIDGRGWGRVDMMRDRAGRFLFIEVNTIPGMTDHSLVPMAARAAGLSFDALVLDILEGAHTEMGAQ; encoded by the coding sequence GTGATCGGGGCGGCGACATACGGTCCCGTCGCGGTGCTCATGGGCGGGCGCTCGGCGGAGCGGGCCATCTCGCTGCTGTCCGGCCGGGCTGTGCTGGAGAGCCTGCGCCGCAGCGGCGTGGACGCCCACGGCATCGACGTGGATGGAGACCTGTTCCCGCGCCTGGCCGAGCGGCCGTGGGGACGGGTGTTCAACGCCCTCCACGGGCGCGGCGGCGAGGACGGTACGGTGCAGGGAGTCCTGGAACTCATGGGGATCCCCTACACCGGCAGCGGCGTGCTGGCCTCCGCCCTGGCCATGGACAAGTTGCGCACCAAGCAGATCTGGCAGGCGATCGGTATTGCCACGCCCGCCTGGCGGGTGCTGGGGGATGTCGCGGACCTCGCGGCGGTGGCCGCCGATCCGGGCTTCCCGGTGATGGTCAAGCCGGTGCGTGAGGGGTCCAGCATCGGCATGGCGCGGGCGGACGACCCGGCGGGGCTGGAGCGGGCCTGGCGGGAGGCGCGCCGCTACGACGACGTGGTGCTGGCGGAGCAATGGGTGGATGGACCGGAATACACGGCGGCGGTGCTGGGCGAGCGGGTGCTGCCCTTCATTCGCCTCGAGACCCCGCGGGGTTTCTATGACTACCAGGCCAAGTACGAGGCGGACACCACCCGCTACCACTGCCCCTGCGGCCTCGCCCCGGCCGCGGAAGAGGCCGTGGCCGGGGAGGTGATGGCGGCGTTTTGCGCCATCGACGGCCGCGGCTGGGGACGGGTGGACATGATGCGGGACCGCGCCGGGCGCTTCCTGTTCATCGAGGTGAACACCATCCCCGGCATGACCGACCACAGCCTGGTGCCCATGGCGGCGCGGGCCGCGGGTTTGTCCTTCGATGCGCTGGTACTCGACATCCTCGAAGGGGCGCACACCGAGATGGGAGCGCAATGA
- the murB gene encoding UDP-N-acetylmuramate dehydrogenase: MSAAPRTPTPALRGILRTNEPLARHTTWRVGGPAERFYEPADVDDLAAFLARTPPEEPLFWLGLGSNLLIRDGGIPGTVISTGGLLAGLDRVNEYTVRAEAGVACPKLARFCGRAGLTGAEFMAGIPGTVGGALAMNAGAFGAETWDVVATVEVIDRSGARHMRRPGSYQVGYREVHRPGEEWFIAGHFMLTAGDAGESRTRVRGLLRRRGETQPLGVPSCGSVFRNPRGDFAARLIEQAGLKGRRIGGAVVSEKHANFIVNDGGATATDIEALMVLVEREVKACCGVELRREVQVMGLLPEEVSL, translated from the coding sequence ATGAGTGCCGCCCCCCGCACTCCGACACCCGCCCTGCGAGGCATCCTGCGCACCAACGAGCCCCTGGCCCGCCATACCACTTGGCGGGTGGGGGGACCGGCGGAACGCTTCTACGAGCCTGCGGATGTGGATGATCTCGCGGCATTCCTGGCCCGCACTCCACCGGAGGAGCCCCTGTTCTGGTTGGGCCTCGGCAGCAACCTGCTGATCCGTGACGGCGGCATACCCGGCACCGTGATCTCCACCGGTGGCCTGCTCGCCGGACTGGACCGGGTGAACGAGTACACGGTACGTGCCGAGGCCGGCGTCGCCTGCCCCAAGCTGGCCCGTTTCTGCGGCCGCGCGGGGCTCACGGGGGCGGAATTCATGGCGGGGATCCCCGGTACCGTGGGCGGGGCCCTGGCGATGAACGCCGGTGCCTTCGGCGCCGAGACCTGGGACGTGGTGGCGACGGTGGAGGTGATCGATCGCAGCGGTGCCCGCCATATGCGGCGTCCCGGCAGCTATCAGGTGGGCTACCGCGAGGTGCACCGGCCCGGAGAGGAGTGGTTCATCGCCGGTCATTTCATGCTCACGGCCGGCGATGCCGGCGAGTCCCGGACGCGGGTCCGCGGCCTGCTGCGCCGCCGCGGCGAGACCCAGCCCCTCGGGGTGCCCAGCTGTGGTTCGGTGTTCCGCAACCCGCGGGGGGATTTCGCCGCCCGCCTCATCGAGCAGGCCGGCCTCAAGGGGCGGCGCATCGGCGGCGCGGTGGTGTCCGAGAAGCACGCCAACTTCATCGTCAACGACGGCGGTGCCACCGCCACCGATATCGAGGCCCTGATGGTACTGGTGGAGCGCGAGGTCAAGGCTTGCTGCGGCGTCGAGCTGCGCCGCGAGGTCCAGGTGATGGGCCTGTTGCCGGAGGAGGTATCCCTGTGA
- the murC gene encoding UDP-N-acetylmuramate--L-alanine ligase produces MGRIRHIHFVGVGGAGMSGIAEVMNNLGYTVSGTDLAANATTRRLASLGVAVQQGHAPAAVMAADVVVTSSAVDEANAEVMWAREHRIPVVPRAQMLAELMRFRQGIAVAGTHGKTTTTSLVACVLGEGGMDPTFVIGGQLNSAGANARLGSGQYLVAEADESDASFLHLQPVMSVVTNIDADHMATYGSDFEHLRHAFEEFLQQLPFYGLAVMCIDDPVVREMVPDLTRPALTYGFAAGADVRAVDVVQEGVRTRFMVETADREPFAVTLNLPGRHNVQNALAAIAVGLELGVSPTLAGRALEGFEGIGRRFQVHHDVPFAGGTVTLVDDYAHHPTEIAATLAAVRGGWPGRRITTVFQPHRFTRTHDLLDDFAQVLCETDRLILLEVYAAGEEPIGGADGRGLSRAVRARGLVDPVFVADLDLLDEALSGVIEDGDVLLVLGAGNIGAVARRLAEAGIGMGRDTP; encoded by the coding sequence ATGGGGCGTATCCGTCACATCCATTTCGTGGGGGTCGGCGGGGCCGGCATGAGCGGTATCGCCGAGGTCATGAACAACCTCGGCTACACGGTGTCAGGCACCGACCTGGCCGCCAATGCGACCACCCGGCGGCTGGCCTCCCTGGGGGTGGCCGTGCAGCAGGGCCACGCCCCAGCGGCGGTGATGGCGGCGGACGTGGTGGTCACCTCCTCGGCGGTGGACGAGGCCAACGCGGAGGTGATGTGGGCCCGCGAGCACCGCATCCCCGTCGTGCCCCGGGCCCAGATGCTGGCGGAGCTCATGCGCTTCCGCCAGGGCATCGCCGTGGCCGGCACCCACGGCAAGACCACCACAACCAGCCTGGTGGCCTGCGTGCTGGGGGAGGGGGGAATGGACCCCACCTTCGTCATCGGTGGCCAGTTGAACAGCGCCGGCGCCAACGCCCGCCTCGGCAGCGGCCAGTACCTGGTGGCCGAGGCCGATGAGAGCGACGCCTCGTTCCTGCATCTGCAGCCGGTGATGTCGGTGGTCACCAACATCGACGCCGACCACATGGCCACCTACGGCAGCGATTTCGAGCATCTGCGCCATGCCTTCGAGGAGTTCCTGCAGCAGTTGCCCTTCTACGGCCTGGCGGTGATGTGCATCGATGATCCTGTGGTGCGGGAGATGGTGCCGGACCTCACGCGACCGGCCCTCACCTACGGTTTCGCGGCTGGCGCCGATGTGCGTGCGGTGGACGTGGTCCAGGAGGGTGTCAGGACCCGTTTCATGGTCGAGACGGCGGATCGAGAGCCCTTCGCCGTGACCTTGAACCTGCCGGGCCGCCACAACGTGCAGAATGCCCTCGCGGCCATCGCGGTGGGCCTCGAACTGGGGGTGTCGCCGACCCTCGCGGGCCGGGCCCTGGAAGGCTTCGAGGGCATCGGCCGGCGCTTCCAGGTGCACCACGACGTGCCTTTCGCAGGGGGTACCGTGACCCTGGTGGACGACTATGCCCACCACCCCACGGAGATCGCCGCCACCCTGGCGGCGGTACGCGGCGGTTGGCCGGGGCGGCGGATCACGACCGTGTTCCAGCCCCACCGTTTCACCCGCACCCACGATCTGCTGGACGACTTCGCCCAGGTGCTGTGCGAGACGGACCGACTGATCCTGCTGGAGGTCTATGCCGCCGGGGAGGAACCCATCGGCGGTGCCGACGGTCGCGGCCTGAGTCGCGCGGTACGGGCCCGGGGCTTGGTGGACCCGGTATTCGTGGCCGATCTGGATCTACTGGACGAGGCCCTTAGCGGCGTCATCGAGGACGGCGACGTCTTGCTGGTGCTGGGAGCGGGCAACATCGGCGCCGTGGCTCGCCGCCTGGCCGAGGCCGGCATAGGCATGGGGAGGGACACGCCATGA
- the murG gene encoding undecaprenyldiphospho-muramoylpentapeptide beta-N-acetylglucosaminyltransferase, producing MTASPVSSRAILIVAGGTGGHVYPALAVATYLRALGARVSWLGTPRGLEARVVPAAGFPFFSIAVGGVRGKGLITLAAAPLGVLRALVQSVRVLRRVRPDAVLGMGGFAAGPGGLAAWLLGRPLLIHEQNAIPGLTNRLLAPLARVVMEAFPGSFGPRAGALLTGNPLRAELAAAGPRPAPRDPLRILVVGGSLGARALNEVVPAALASLAAVRPLAIRHQSGPDHHAAAAARYRELGLAAEVVPYLEDMAAAYAWADLAICRAGAMTVAELAMSGLPAVLVPYPHAVDDHQTANARYLTAAGAALLLPQSELDAATLAARLEALLAEDQGLARMAAAARSRAFPEATRRVAEQCLEAARG from the coding sequence ATGACGGCGAGTCCGGTCTCCTCTCGGGCCATCCTCATCGTCGCCGGCGGTACCGGTGGCCACGTCTATCCCGCCCTGGCGGTGGCCACCTATCTGCGGGCCCTGGGGGCGCGGGTGAGCTGGCTGGGCACCCCGCGGGGACTGGAGGCGCGGGTGGTGCCGGCGGCCGGCTTCCCCTTCTTTTCCATCGCCGTGGGCGGCGTGCGGGGCAAGGGTCTGATCACCCTGGCGGCGGCCCCCCTGGGGGTGTTGCGGGCCCTGGTTCAGAGCGTGCGCGTGCTGCGCCGGGTACGGCCCGACGCGGTGCTGGGCATGGGCGGTTTCGCCGCGGGTCCCGGTGGTCTCGCGGCCTGGCTCCTCGGCCGGCCCTTGCTGATCCACGAGCAGAACGCCATACCCGGGCTCACCAATCGCCTGCTGGCCCCTCTGGCGCGGGTGGTGATGGAGGCGTTCCCTGGCAGCTTCGGGCCTCGGGCCGGCGCCCTGCTCACGGGCAACCCCCTGCGGGCCGAGCTGGCGGCGGCCGGCCCTCGCCCGGCGCCCCGGGACCCGCTGCGTATCCTGGTGGTGGGGGGCAGCCTGGGGGCCCGGGCCCTCAACGAGGTGGTGCCCGCGGCCCTGGCCAGTCTGGCCGCCGTCCGGCCCCTGGCCATCCGCCACCAGAGCGGGCCCGATCACCACGCTGCCGCCGCCGCTCGCTATCGGGAGCTGGGCCTGGCGGCCGAGGTGGTGCCCTACCTGGAGGACATGGCCGCCGCCTACGCGTGGGCCGACCTCGCCATTTGTCGCGCCGGTGCCATGACCGTGGCCGAACTGGCGATGAGCGGCCTGCCGGCGGTGCTGGTGCCCTATCCCCATGCGGTGGACGACCACCAGACCGCCAACGCCCGTTATCTCACGGCGGCCGGGGCGGCGCTGCTCCTGCCTCAGTCGGAACTCGACGCCGCCACCCTCGCGGCGCGCCTCGAGGCCCTGCTGGCGGAGGACCAGGGGTTGGCGCGGATGGCGGCGGCGGCGCGTTCCCGGGCCTTCCCCGAGGCCACCCGGCGGGTGGCGGAACAGTGCCTGGAGGCCGCCCGTGGCTGA
- the ftsW gene encoding putative lipid II flippase FtsW: MSEAQAVRLEQLRSRAPAAAPWLDTWLLGAALLLMALGLLMVASSSVALAERQTGTPLYFFYRQLAYVAVGLTVGAVALAVPLKVWRHTSGFLLLGGIAVLGLVLIPGVGREVNGSMRWIDLGLFNLQPSEFVKVLMWLYMAGYLVRRGGELRMALSGFLKPMVLTVVIAVLLLLEPDYGAAAVLFTTVLGMLFLGGVPLSRFLVWLLVAAGLLVGGALYAPYRIQRLTAFLDPWSDPFNSGFQLTQALIAVGRGEWLGVGLGSGVQKLFYLPEAHTDFLFAVMGEELGLAGMLLVIVLFGFMVWRAFAIAARAGARGEAYGAYLAYGIGLGVGLQAVINIGVNLGVLPTKGLTLPLMSYGGSSMVANCLAIGLLLRVDLELRRRERQS; the protein is encoded by the coding sequence ATGAGCGAGGCCCAAGCCGTCCGTCTGGAACAGCTGCGGTCCCGCGCCCCCGCGGCTGCACCGTGGCTGGATACCTGGCTGCTGGGGGCCGCCCTGCTCCTCATGGCCCTCGGCCTGCTCATGGTGGCCTCCTCCTCCGTGGCCCTGGCGGAGCGCCAGACGGGGACACCGCTGTATTTCTTCTACCGCCAGCTGGCCTACGTCGCGGTGGGGCTGACGGTGGGGGCCGTGGCCCTGGCCGTGCCCCTCAAGGTGTGGCGCCACACCAGTGGTTTCCTGCTCCTCGGCGGCATCGCCGTGCTCGGCCTGGTGCTCATCCCGGGCGTCGGCCGGGAGGTCAACGGCAGCATGCGCTGGATCGACCTCGGGCTGTTCAACCTTCAGCCTTCGGAGTTCGTGAAGGTGCTCATGTGGCTCTACATGGCGGGTTATCTGGTGCGCCGCGGGGGCGAATTGCGTATGGCCCTGAGCGGTTTCCTGAAACCCATGGTGCTGACGGTGGTGATCGCGGTGCTGTTGTTGCTGGAGCCCGATTACGGGGCCGCGGCAGTGCTGTTCACCACCGTCCTCGGCATGCTGTTCCTGGGGGGCGTGCCCCTGTCCCGTTTCCTCGTGTGGCTGTTGGTGGCCGCCGGCCTGCTGGTGGGCGGGGCCCTCTACGCGCCCTATCGCATCCAGCGCCTCACGGCCTTCCTGGACCCTTGGTCCGACCCCTTCAATTCCGGCTTTCAGCTCACCCAGGCCCTCATCGCCGTGGGTCGCGGCGAGTGGCTGGGGGTGGGCCTCGGCAGCGGTGTTCAGAAGCTCTTCTACCTGCCCGAGGCCCATACCGATTTCCTGTTCGCGGTGATGGGCGAGGAACTTGGCCTCGCCGGCATGCTGCTGGTGATTGTGCTGTTCGGTTTCATGGTGTGGCGCGCCTTCGCCATCGCCGCCCGCGCCGGTGCCCGGGGCGAAGCCTACGGGGCCTATCTGGCCTATGGCATCGGCCTCGGCGTGGGCCTCCAGGCGGTCATCAACATCGGCGTCAATCTGGGGGTGCTGCCCACCAAGGGGCTCACCCTGCCCCTCATGAGCTACGGCGGTTCCAGCATGGTGGCCAACTGTCTCGCCATCGGCCTGCTGCTGCGGGTGGACCTGGAGTTGCGCCGGCGGGAGCGCCAGTCATGA
- the murD gene encoding UDP-N-acetylmuramoyl-L-alanine--D-glutamate ligase, giving the protein MQTAPITQGDKGEGITVVVGLGRTGLSCARYLAARGVPLMVVDSRPEPPGLAALRAELPEVPVRLGPFEAAHFRDAARLVVSPGVALSEPAIHDAASMGVEVTGDIDLFAGAARAPVVAITGSNGKSTVTTLVGEMAADQDLDVRVGGNLGTPALELLAGGMPDLYVLELSSFQLETTRQLRPATAVVLNISADHMDRYPSLAVYVRAKSHIYEGDGVKVVNRDDAIVMSMLHSGRRVIGFRRGAPAQGDYGLVQRADEAWLARGDTVLMAESELAMDGRHNTLNALAALALGEGVGLHIQPMLDTLRRFRGLPHRCYPIAEAGGVRWIDDSKATNVGAALAALEGLGRGRPLVWIGGGEGKGQDFAPLGDALATHAKAVVLLGRDAGLIETAIAGRVPVARAGDMARAVALARQGAAAGDVVLLSPACASFDMFRDYSHRGECFAAAVAGEVGS; this is encoded by the coding sequence ATGCAAACAGCGCCAATCACGCAGGGTGACAAGGGGGAGGGCATCACGGTGGTGGTGGGCCTGGGACGTACCGGGCTGTCCTGCGCCCGATATCTGGCCGCCCGGGGGGTGCCCCTGATGGTGGTGGACAGCCGCCCGGAGCCCCCGGGTCTGGCGGCCCTGCGGGCGGAGCTGCCCGAGGTCCCGGTGCGCCTCGGGCCCTTCGAGGCGGCCCACTTCAGGGACGCCGCGCGGCTGGTGGTGAGCCCCGGGGTGGCCCTGTCCGAGCCCGCCATCCACGATGCCGCGTCCATGGGGGTGGAGGTCACCGGCGACATCGACCTGTTCGCCGGGGCCGCCCGCGCCCCGGTGGTGGCCATCACCGGATCCAACGGCAAGAGCACGGTTACGACCCTGGTGGGGGAGATGGCGGCGGATCAGGACCTCGACGTGCGGGTGGGGGGCAACCTCGGGACCCCGGCCCTGGAACTGCTGGCGGGCGGAATGCCCGACCTCTACGTACTGGAACTCTCCAGCTTCCAGCTGGAGACCACCCGGCAGCTGCGGCCGGCCACGGCGGTGGTCCTCAACATCAGCGCCGACCACATGGACCGCTACCCCAGCCTGGCGGTTTACGTGCGGGCCAAGTCCCACATCTATGAGGGCGACGGCGTCAAGGTGGTGAACCGGGATGATGCCATCGTCATGTCCATGCTCCATTCGGGACGCCGGGTCATCGGCTTTCGCCGCGGCGCCCCCGCCCAGGGGGATTACGGCCTGGTGCAGCGCGCCGACGAGGCCTGGCTGGCGCGCGGCGACACCGTGCTGATGGCGGAGTCGGAACTGGCCATGGACGGCCGCCACAATACGTTGAACGCCCTCGCGGCCCTCGCCCTCGGCGAGGGCGTCGGGCTGCACATCCAACCCATGCTCGACACCCTGCGCCGCTTTCGCGGCCTGCCTCACCGCTGTTATCCCATCGCCGAGGCCGGCGGCGTGAGGTGGATAGACGATTCCAAGGCCACCAACGTGGGGGCCGCCCTGGCGGCCCTGGAAGGCCTCGGCCGCGGCCGTCCCCTGGTGTGGATCGGCGGCGGCGAGGGCAAGGGGCAGGACTTCGCGCCCCTGGGCGATGCCCTGGCGACCCATGCCAAGGCGGTGGTGCTGCTCGGCCGTGACGCCGGCCTCATCGAGACGGCCATCGCCGGCCGGGTGCCGGTGGCCCGTGCCGGCGACATGGCCCGGGCGGTGGCCCTGGCCCGGCAGGGGGCCGCGGCCGGGGACGTGGTACTGCTGTCGCCCGCCTGTGCCAGCTTCGACATGTTCCGGGACTATAGCCACCGCGGCGAGTGCTTCGCGGCGGCCGTGGCCGGGGAGGTCGGTTCATGA
- the mraY gene encoding phospho-N-acetylmuramoyl-pentapeptide-transferase, whose protein sequence is MLLMLTDYLAQYHSGFKVFQYLTLRAILGVLTALAISLLVGPAVIRRLSRYQIGQMVRSDGPESHLIKAGTPTMGGALLLVAIGVTTLLWADPGNRFVWVVLVVTLLFGAVGWMDDYKKLVEKNPTGLSARYKYLFQSLIAAGCAVYIYLTATTAAETALLVPFFKDVAPQLGLLFLVVAYFVIVGSSNAVNLTDGLDGLAILPTVMVAGALGVFAYVSGHVNFSAYLNFPYIAGVGELVVLCGAIVGAGLGFLWFNTYPAQVFMGDIGALALGAALGTIAVLVRQELVLFVMGGVFVMETVSVILQVTSFKLTGRRLFRMAPLHHHFELKGWPEPRVIVRFWIVTVVLVLVGLATLKIR, encoded by the coding sequence ATGCTGCTCATGCTCACCGACTACCTGGCCCAGTACCACAGCGGCTTCAAGGTGTTCCAGTACCTCACCCTGCGCGCCATCCTCGGGGTGCTCACCGCGCTCGCCATCTCCCTGCTGGTGGGGCCGGCCGTGATCCGCCGCCTGTCCCGCTACCAGATCGGCCAGATGGTGCGCAGCGATGGGCCCGAAAGCCACCTTATCAAGGCGGGCACCCCCACCATGGGGGGCGCCCTGCTGCTGGTGGCTATCGGTGTCACCACCCTGTTGTGGGCCGACCCCGGTAACCGCTTCGTGTGGGTGGTGCTGGTGGTGACCCTGCTGTTCGGTGCGGTGGGTTGGATGGATGACTACAAGAAACTGGTGGAGAAGAACCCCACGGGCCTGTCGGCGCGCTACAAGTACCTGTTCCAGTCCCTCATCGCGGCGGGTTGTGCGGTCTACATCTACCTCACCGCCACCACCGCCGCCGAGACGGCCCTGCTGGTGCCCTTCTTCAAGGACGTGGCACCCCAGCTCGGCCTGCTCTTCCTGGTGGTGGCCTATTTCGTCATCGTCGGCTCCAGCAACGCGGTAAACCTCACCGACGGCCTGGATGGCCTCGCCATCCTGCCCACGGTGATGGTGGCCGGCGCCCTGGGGGTGTTCGCCTACGTGTCGGGCCACGTGAACTTTTCCGCTTATCTCAACTTTCCCTACATCGCCGGGGTGGGGGAACTGGTGGTGCTGTGCGGCGCCATCGTCGGCGCCGGTCTTGGCTTCCTGTGGTTCAACACCTATCCGGCCCAGGTATTCATGGGGGATATCGGTGCCCTGGCCTTGGGGGCGGCCCTCGGTACCATCGCGGTGCTGGTGCGCCAGGAGCTGGTGTTGTTCGTGATGGGAGGCGTGTTCGTGATGGAGACGGTGTCGGTGATCCTGCAGGTGACCTCCTTCAAGCTCACCGGCCGGCGTTTGTTCCGCATGGCGCCCCTGCATCATCACTTCGAGTTGAAGGGCTGGCCGGAGCCCCGGGTCATCGTGCGCTTCTGGATCGTCACGGTGGTGCTCGTGCTGGTGGGTCTGGCGACCCTCAAGATCAGGTAG